The following are from one region of the Alicyclobacillus fastidiosus genome:
- a CDS encoding alkaline phosphatase family protein: MANKLILFGVDGLIPELVYKFNREGYLPNIHRMLNDGASAELVPFISTWGDVNFVSMVSGQTPGMCWGGQKQPLVNDKHLLSIMDRQGAKCALVHFPCSVSTEGTSHFVYAPFGGQTRLVELIPGMIYSTNLEKWPAQEVRENLGWPPQNTVAHHLKANRDEIEITDDGYAFWMHGVNGSSVQVYINPVDDESVELRLPNNDSFVLEVGEWTPWTYISLGEHVGSVRFKVVAYDPEQRAVDVLQSQMNVHEGISNDLGLEQLLHEQCGPFISKWTVTASPDELYHETSFEEAEYQAQWLADAALKLLNDGDFQLFATVFRLNDETHHTCLGECDPQSPFYNPERAPRYEQMMRQSYQLLDRAIGKILSEKSEDTTLLVVSDHGDAPNSYFCDIYRRLEECNLAKLDENGQPILEQSKAYLKNERGGLEVFVNLRGREEHGVVAPEDYEHVQTEIYRALSTWYHKTQECVRNVVGLVLRKQDAGMIGYWGSLTGDVIFAYNQGFVWGSNQSDTVAPVSQPGANHGPQIPTASTGYSSNYGISLWHGDGTKSGYLRDRLLQGAYAMNDVGSTIAKLLGLGQTENLDGRFMQDLFI; encoded by the coding sequence ATGGCAAACAAACTCATTCTTTTCGGCGTCGATGGATTAATTCCTGAATTGGTTTACAAGTTTAACCGTGAAGGATATCTGCCCAATATTCATCGGATGTTGAATGATGGCGCGAGTGCAGAACTGGTTCCCTTCATATCGACGTGGGGGGACGTCAACTTTGTATCTATGGTAAGTGGACAAACACCTGGGATGTGTTGGGGGGGACAAAAGCAGCCGTTAGTTAATGACAAACATTTGCTTAGCATTATGGATAGACAAGGCGCAAAATGCGCTTTGGTGCATTTTCCGTGCAGCGTTTCGACCGAAGGAACAAGCCATTTCGTTTATGCTCCCTTCGGCGGCCAAACCCGGCTTGTGGAACTAATACCTGGCATGATTTACAGTACAAATCTCGAGAAGTGGCCGGCTCAAGAAGTGAGAGAGAATTTAGGTTGGCCACCACAAAACACAGTGGCACATCATTTAAAAGCGAATCGAGACGAGATCGAGATTACGGACGACGGATACGCATTTTGGATGCACGGTGTGAATGGAAGCTCCGTTCAGGTTTATATCAATCCTGTCGATGATGAAAGCGTTGAACTCCGCTTGCCTAACAATGATTCCTTCGTTTTAGAGGTGGGAGAATGGACGCCTTGGACTTACATTTCATTGGGAGAGCACGTAGGGAGTGTGCGCTTCAAGGTCGTGGCATACGATCCAGAGCAGCGTGCTGTAGACGTGCTCCAATCTCAGATGAATGTCCATGAAGGAATTTCTAATGATTTGGGACTCGAGCAGTTGCTGCACGAGCAGTGCGGACCGTTTATTTCAAAGTGGACGGTAACGGCATCTCCAGACGAGCTATATCACGAAACGAGCTTTGAAGAGGCAGAGTACCAAGCACAATGGCTTGCCGACGCAGCACTAAAGTTGCTTAATGACGGGGACTTCCAGTTGTTTGCCACTGTATTTCGACTGAATGATGAGACGCATCATACGTGTCTGGGGGAATGTGATCCTCAGTCTCCATTTTATAACCCCGAGCGAGCACCTAGATACGAACAAATGATGCGTCAAAGCTACCAATTGTTAGACCGTGCGATTGGGAAGATTCTTAGCGAGAAAAGTGAAGATACAACACTACTCGTCGTTTCAGATCACGGAGACGCTCCCAATTCGTACTTCTGTGACATTTACCGCCGCTTAGAAGAATGTAATTTGGCGAAGCTCGATGAGAATGGGCAGCCGATATTGGAACAGAGTAAAGCCTATCTTAAGAATGAACGAGGCGGACTTGAAGTTTTCGTAAACCTTCGAGGTCGGGAAGAGCATGGGGTCGTCGCACCTGAAGACTATGAACACGTACAGACAGAAATATATCGAGCCTTATCGACTTGGTACCATAAAACACAGGAGTGCGTGAGAAACGTAGTTGGACTTGTGTTGAGAAAACAAGACGCGGGAATGATTGGGTACTGGGGTAGTCTTACTGGCGATGTGATTTTTGCCTACAATCAAGGTTTTGTTTGGGGTTCTAATCAGAGTGACACGGTTGCTCCCGTTTCTCAGCCGGGTGCGAACCATGGACCGCAGATACCAACTGCGAGCACCGGATATTCCTCGAACTACGGTATCTCGTTATGGCATGGAGATGGGACAAAATCTGGCTACTTGCGTGACCGCTTGCTTCAGGGAGCATATGCGATGAATGACGTAGGGAGCACAATCGCAAAATTACTGGGCTTGGGCCAAACAGAGAACCTGGACGGGCGATTTATGCAGGATTTGTTTATATAA
- a CDS encoding MFS transporter: protein MAQLKVPNGRWLRIMPIAFIMYTFAYIDRNNIGFGFAGMQKDLGFSAAYSGLAGGIFFIGFLVFQVHGGIWARKYGARKVITICLVIWSIIAFLTGTVHNVAELLVVRFILGMVEGIVWPASLILISNWFPQKERARATAYFMLGTPISAIIMSPISGYLLDHTSWRVMFFIEALPPLVWALLWWFGISDKPSVAKWISKEEKDYIETSLANEKTNANVSKNSFVAALANKNVLILSFVGFFGIMGLYGFGLWLPTVVKAITHGSNTSVGLISALPWFSAIIGSILISHLSDRTGNHKGFYSLICIIGTVSLLVATIAGTAHPYVAIIALICLQFSFAKNAPFWAIPTGVLSREMLPSAIGIINGIGNLGGFFGPYVFGLLMTFTHSTKAGTTFFSLSLLVSALLVLTIRQTSQRESKVAKYASETTL, encoded by the coding sequence ATGGCACAATTGAAGGTTCCCAACGGGCGATGGCTACGAATTATGCCGATAGCTTTCATTATGTATACTTTCGCATACATTGACCGCAATAATATTGGTTTTGGATTTGCGGGAATGCAAAAGGATCTCGGATTTAGCGCTGCCTATTCTGGATTAGCTGGTGGAATTTTTTTTATCGGATTCCTTGTATTTCAGGTACACGGAGGTATTTGGGCCAGAAAATATGGCGCACGCAAAGTAATCACAATCTGTCTTGTTATTTGGAGCATTATTGCGTTTCTCACCGGAACGGTACATAACGTTGCCGAACTGTTAGTGGTAAGGTTCATTCTCGGAATGGTGGAAGGTATTGTTTGGCCGGCTTCACTCATCTTAATCAGTAACTGGTTTCCACAAAAGGAACGGGCACGTGCAACGGCTTACTTCATGCTAGGTACTCCAATCTCAGCTATCATTATGTCTCCCATCTCCGGATATTTGTTGGACCATACAAGTTGGCGAGTAATGTTCTTTATCGAAGCACTTCCACCACTGGTTTGGGCCCTGTTGTGGTGGTTTGGAATCTCAGACAAACCGAGTGTCGCAAAGTGGATATCGAAAGAGGAGAAAGATTACATCGAGACCAGCTTGGCGAATGAAAAGACAAACGCCAATGTTAGCAAAAATAGCTTTGTTGCCGCTTTGGCGAACAAGAATGTTTTGATCCTAAGTTTTGTCGGATTTTTCGGTATCATGGGACTTTATGGTTTCGGTTTATGGCTTCCTACGGTGGTAAAGGCAATCACTCACGGCAGCAACACATCTGTTGGTCTCATTTCAGCACTGCCGTGGTTCTCAGCGATAATTGGTTCTATTTTAATTTCACACCTCTCTGACAGGACAGGCAACCACAAAGGATTCTATTCTCTAATTTGCATAATCGGGACTGTATCCTTACTCGTTGCAACAATTGCCGGAACTGCGCACCCTTATGTAGCAATTATTGCATTGATTTGCCTGCAGTTTTCCTTCGCCAAAAACGCTCCATTCTGGGCGATCCCAACCGGGGTGTTGTCTCGGGAAATGCTCCCTTCTGCTATTGGTATCATTAATGGGATTGGAAACCTGGGCGGCTTTTTTGGGCCATATGTTTTTGGTCTACTCATGACGTTTACTCATAGTACAAAAGCGGGAACGACCTTCTTTAGTTTGTCGTTACTGGTGTCCGCTCTTCTCGTGCTGACAATACGACAAACTAGTCAAAGAGAATCTAAGGTAGCGAAATACGCAAGTGAGACTACTCTGTAA
- a CDS encoding mandelate racemase/muconate lactonizing enzyme family protein produces MRITDIKPHVLSTPLEKSFSFSQGWVDSRSTVVVEVTTDEGITGWGECLCHGLQPPEIAASFIQFKFRPMLLGRDPFDVEVLWEELYNATRPFGQGAAVNAISGVDIALWDVIGRAVNKSVSKLLGGSFRDEVRPYATGFYRLKGKKYPDYLVEEAKSHISRGFTAMKLKIGFGVQEDLESIFAVREAVGADIMLMADANCAYNAANARRLLLESEPAHLNFLEELLAPEDLEGYRSIRHLSKTYVAAGENIFGKIAYRQWISQGALDILQPDLCSSGGFTECKKIAAMAQAYNTMLIPHVWGSGIGLAASLQFISSLPPVPLSLNAEEPMLEYDQSLHPFREDLIYGSITMQDGKVKVPSAPGIGVEVNRDVIKEYSRNVFQ; encoded by the coding sequence ATGCGTATTACAGACATCAAGCCTCACGTATTGTCTACACCACTAGAAAAGTCATTTTCCTTTTCACAAGGATGGGTGGATTCAAGAAGTACGGTAGTGGTCGAAGTTACCACAGACGAAGGCATTACTGGGTGGGGAGAATGCTTATGTCACGGACTCCAACCACCTGAAATCGCCGCATCGTTCATTCAATTCAAGTTCAGGCCGATGCTCCTTGGACGCGATCCATTTGACGTGGAGGTACTCTGGGAAGAGCTGTATAACGCCACACGTCCCTTCGGTCAAGGCGCTGCCGTAAACGCGATTAGCGGTGTAGATATTGCACTGTGGGACGTTATCGGTCGTGCCGTGAATAAGTCGGTCTCCAAGCTGTTGGGCGGTTCGTTCAGAGATGAAGTACGCCCGTATGCTACTGGCTTCTATCGACTAAAGGGCAAAAAATACCCAGACTACTTAGTTGAGGAGGCAAAGTCCCATATTAGCCGCGGCTTCACAGCAATGAAGCTGAAGATAGGTTTTGGGGTCCAAGAGGATTTGGAATCTATTTTTGCCGTGCGCGAAGCCGTGGGAGCCGATATTATGCTCATGGCGGACGCGAATTGTGCCTATAACGCAGCCAATGCGCGTCGTCTTCTTCTTGAGAGTGAACCGGCACACTTAAACTTTCTTGAAGAATTGCTTGCTCCAGAAGATCTTGAGGGTTACAGGTCAATCCGTCATCTATCCAAAACATATGTCGCAGCGGGTGAAAATATCTTTGGCAAAATCGCCTATCGCCAATGGATCTCGCAAGGGGCTTTGGACATCTTACAGCCGGATCTTTGTTCTTCAGGTGGGTTCACGGAGTGTAAAAAAATCGCGGCGATGGCTCAGGCCTACAATACAATGCTGATTCCTCATGTATGGGGTTCAGGTATTGGACTGGCGGCATCACTTCAGTTCATTTCCAGTCTACCGCCAGTACCCCTCTCCTTAAATGCAGAGGAACCAATGCTCGAGTACGACCAGTCGTTGCATCCATTTCGTGAGGATTTAATTTATGGTTCCATTACCATGCAGGATGGCAAGGTGAAGGTCCCGAGTGCACCGGGCATTGGCGTAGAGGTAAACCGTGACGTAATTAAAGAATATAGCCGTAATGTATTTCAGTGA